The nucleotide sequence TACGCTTCGCTGCATGAGGCCTTCTGTCTGGCCTAACGCTTCGCTGCTTGAGGCCGGTCAGGCCAGCACGCCGAACAGGTCGTGCTCGTCCGAATCCTCGATGATCGCCGCGGCGAAGTCGCCGGGCCTCAGGGTGGCTGGGACGTTGCGCAGGAAGACGTTGCCGTCGATCTCGGGGGCGTCGGCCTGGCTGCGCGCGGTGGCGCCGATGTCGCCGTCCTCGTCCGGCTCGCCGACCTCGTCGACGATCACCGGCAGCGTGCGGCCGACCTTGGCGGCGAGTTTCTCGGCGCTGATCCGGGCGGTGAGGTCCATCAGGCGGGCGTAGCGCTCTTCCTTGACCGCCTCGGGCACCGGGTCCGGCAGGGCGTTGGCCGCGGCGCCTTCGACCGGCTCGAAGCGGAACGCGCCGACGCGGTCGAGCCGGGCTTCCTCGAGCCAGTCGAGCAGGTACTGGAAGTCCGCCTCGGTCTCGCCGGGGAAGCCGACGACGAAGCTCGATCGCACGGTGATGTCGGGGGCGATCGCCCGCCAGGCCTTGAGCCGCTCGAGCACCTTGGCCTCGTTCGCCGGGCGCTTCATCGCCTTGAGCACTTTCGGGCTGGCGTGCTGGAACGGGATGTCGAGGTAGGGGGTGAGCAGCCCCTCGGACATCAGCGGGATCACCGCGTCGACGTGGGGGTAGGGATAGACGTAATGCAGCCGGGTCCACGGCACTTCGCCCTCCGGAGTGCGCAACTGGCCGAGTTCGCGGGCGAGGTCGGTCATGTGAGCGCGGACCGGGTGGCCGTGCCACATCTGCTCCTGATGGCGGATGTCGACGCCGTAGGCGCTGGTGTCCTGGCTGATGACCAGCAGCTCCTTCGTCCCCGCGGCGACGAGCTTCTCGGCCTCGCGCAGCACCGCGTCGATCCGCCGGCTCGCGAGCTTGCCGCGCAATTGCGGGATGATGCAGAAGGCGCAGGAGTGGTTGCAGCCCTCGGAAATCTTGAGGTAGCTGTAATGGCGCGGGGTGAGCTTGATGTCGGTGTCGGAGGGCTGGGGCACCAGGTCGACGAACGGCCCCTGAGTCGGCGGCGCGGCCTCGTGGACGGCCTCGACCACCTGCTCGTACTGGTGCGCGCCGGTGACCGCGAGGACCTGCGGGAAACGGGCGCGGATCGTTGCCGCCTCCTCGCCCATGCAGCCGGTGACGATGACCCGGCCGTTCTCGGCAATCGCCTCGCCGATCGCCTCGAGGCTCTCCTCCTTGGCACTGTCGAGGAAGCCGCAGGTGTTGACCACCACGACGTCGGCGCCCTCGTAGTCGGGGCTCATCGCGTAGCCGTCGGCGCGCAGCTTGGTCAGGATGCGCTCGGAATCGACCAGCGCCTTGGGACAGCCGAGGCTGACCATGCCGATGCGGCGCTG is from Croceibacterium aestuarii and encodes:
- the rimO gene encoding 30S ribosomal protein S12 methylthiotransferase RimO produces the protein MATRIPEQRRIGMVSLGCPKALVDSERILTKLRADGYAMSPDYEGADVVVVNTCGFLDSAKEESLEAIGEAIAENGRVIVTGCMGEEAATIRARFPQVLAVTGAHQYEQVVEAVHEAAPPTQGPFVDLVPQPSDTDIKLTPRHYSYLKISEGCNHSCAFCIIPQLRGKLASRRIDAVLREAEKLVAAGTKELLVISQDTSAYGVDIRHQEQMWHGHPVRAHMTDLARELGQLRTPEGEVPWTRLHYVYPYPHVDAVIPLMSEGLLTPYLDIPFQHASPKVLKAMKRPANEAKVLERLKAWRAIAPDITVRSSFVVGFPGETEADFQYLLDWLEEARLDRVGAFRFEPVEGAAANALPDPVPEAVKEERYARLMDLTARISAEKLAAKVGRTLPVIVDEVGEPDEDGDIGATARSQADAPEIDGNVFLRNVPATLRPGDFAAAIIEDSDEHDLFGVLA